One Chroogloeocystis siderophila 5.2 s.c.1 DNA segment encodes these proteins:
- a CDS encoding ABC transporter permease: MRQTIKGVVRKAGARSLFSVSKQWWAKLDLLRSLVQRDLDAKYKGSVLGNLWPLLNQLSQLLIYTYVFSIVLRVKLSVQGLPENNITFGLWLFAGLLPWTAFLNGFFPAATSVIAQQNLVKKVVFPLSLLPLVPICSAFIESSLGLVVLILLVGIASQTVHSTLWLLPIVWLPQLLLTAGLGYLAAGLTVFLRDVPQTLGLLINVWFYATPIIYPASLIPEAWRGWIFWLNPMTAIVEAYRDLVLVGELRHGGELSVAAIASIVVFCFGFAVYRRLRPAFADVL; this comes from the coding sequence TTGCGACAAACAATCAAAGGCGTTGTCCGAAAAGCGGGCGCTAGAAGCTTATTCTCGGTTAGTAAGCAATGGTGGGCAAAGTTAGACTTACTGCGATCGCTTGTCCAGCGAGATCTTGATGCGAAATACAAAGGTTCTGTATTAGGTAACTTATGGCCTTTGTTAAATCAATTATCGCAGTTACTCATTTATACCTACGTTTTCTCAATTGTGCTGCGTGTCAAGCTGAGTGTTCAAGGCTTGCCCGAAAATAATATTACTTTTGGTTTGTGGTTGTTTGCAGGGTTATTACCTTGGACAGCTTTCCTCAATGGTTTTTTTCCAGCTGCTACCTCGGTGATCGCGCAGCAAAACTTAGTTAAAAAAGTTGTCTTTCCTTTATCATTGTTACCTTTAGTGCCAATTTGTTCGGCTTTTATCGAAAGTTCGCTGGGACTTGTTGTTTTAATTTTATTAGTGGGAATCGCATCACAAACCGTTCATAGCACGCTGTGGCTATTGCCGATTGTTTGGCTACCACAGTTACTACTCACCGCTGGTTTAGGATATCTTGCAGCGGGTTTGACTGTCTTTTTAAGAGATGTCCCGCAAACTCTCGGATTATTAATTAATGTGTGGTTTTATGCTACGCCGATTATCTATCCAGCATCGTTGATTCCCGAAGCGTGGCGCGGCTGGATTTTTTGGCTAAATCCGATGACGGCGATCGTTGAGGCCTATCGCGATTTGGTTTTAGTTGGCGAATTAAGACACGGAGGCGAATTAAGCGTTGCGGCGATCGCTTCTATCGTCGTTTTTTGTTTTGGCTTTGCTGTCTATCGGCGACTACGCCCAGCGTTTGCGGATGTGCTCTAA
- a CDS encoding glycosyltransferase — MNFSHKNYPAAENITLESLDDNHSLKKIYYLVGENKRVIDFGCATGYLARLLQQQGCEVTGVEINPEAAKIAEHYCKQVVVADLDIVHLAEILPPQSFDVAIFGDVLEHLRDPWRVLKETQHLLSPDGFVVASIPNIAHGSIRLALLQGKFEYTELGILDNTHLRFFTKKTVEDLFEKTGYVIDVLERTKLPIFADAPLIPQLNKADFSNELIQKLEQEAETETLQFILRAYPGDHKSKYTELSEQYSQLVVQLDLTQVQLQHMQVELENSQSQIQHIQEELESSRSQLEQAQSEVEQFQIQRQKTQVQLETSQWQIEHLQAESAFVRSQLQQKHEELEHAQLQLAQIKTELEHSQSQLKQTQADLVRSRSHIQAIESSKFWRLRNLWLGFKQFIRTDRLSTMQKSITPAPVNSTDDFHLNLKEIKFNTAPKTLNGCFDSIDGVNPTALKVPKETPVIARGWAILPDEEKVADCVIITYGKNRQLVAVALVNSERPDVAQAFSNPAYQKSGWSATLNLADFPSGKIQLQAWAYNAARHEATLLSFASAKVKPISLLSRLKHYYAVLRVKGTRYALSQAAKKIYYKLDTSPATVEVGMIAAPHQEQYARWLSKNFPREADLKKMAETVEIFPYKPIISVIMPVFNPPEQFLRAAIASVLEQVYPYWELCIADDASTKPYVKSVLEEYARQDPRIKVVFREENGHISRASNSALELASGEFVALLDHDDCLTPDALYEMALLLNRHPEADMIYSDEDKIDQQNCLQDPFFKPDWCPDSFLSRMYTCHLGTYRRSLVEQIGGFRVGYEGSQDYDLVLRLTEKTTNIFHIPKILYHWRVHPESTAAGVASVKSYAHIAAEKAIAEALTRRHEPGRVTGIPEFPGNYSVRYEISHYKRVSIIIPTRNLGTILNKCLESIFQKSTYPNYEVIVIDNGSTEEKTLNIISQWLERQPERFKCYPLDIPFNYSHLNNYAAGKAEGDYLLFLNNDTEVVTPDWIEAMVEQAQRASIGAVGVLLLYPDNSIQHAGVVLGLGGVAAHSHRHFPATTPGYVCQVKTVNNYSAITGACLMCRREVFAEIGGFDETLAVAYNDIDLCLKMSNLGYKNVYLPHVVLYHYESKSRGYEDTPEKMARLRKEADYLLSKWRKIIDNDPCYSPNLTRDREDYSLNV; from the coding sequence ATGAATTTTAGTCATAAAAACTATCCTGCCGCTGAAAATATCACTTTAGAAAGTTTAGATGACAACCATAGTTTAAAAAAAATATACTATTTAGTTGGAGAAAACAAGCGAGTTATCGATTTTGGTTGTGCTACAGGGTATCTAGCACGCTTACTACAACAGCAGGGGTGTGAAGTTACAGGCGTTGAAATCAATCCAGAAGCGGCAAAAATCGCCGAACACTACTGCAAGCAAGTTGTTGTTGCTGATTTAGATATCGTTCACCTTGCTGAAATTTTACCGCCACAAAGTTTTGATGTTGCAATCTTTGGTGATGTTTTAGAACACTTGCGCGATCCGTGGAGAGTGCTAAAAGAAACTCAGCATTTGTTAAGCCCTGACGGATTTGTTGTTGCTTCTATTCCTAACATTGCGCACGGATCAATTCGATTGGCTTTGCTGCAAGGTAAATTTGAATATACAGAATTAGGAATTTTAGACAACACTCATTTACGCTTTTTTACGAAAAAAACGGTAGAAGATTTATTTGAAAAGACAGGTTATGTTATCGATGTCTTAGAGCGAACAAAACTGCCAATCTTTGCAGATGCACCATTAATTCCGCAGTTAAACAAAGCAGATTTTAGTAACGAACTTATTCAAAAATTAGAACAAGAAGCAGAAACGGAAACGCTGCAATTTATCTTACGCGCTTATCCAGGCGATCATAAAAGCAAATACACAGAGTTAAGTGAACAATATTCGCAACTTGTTGTGCAATTGGATCTAACGCAAGTACAACTGCAACATATGCAAGTAGAACTAGAGAATTCGCAATCGCAAATACAGCATATTCAGGAGGAACTAGAAAGTTCACGATCGCAATTAGAACAAGCGCAATCAGAAGTTGAACAATTCCAAATTCAACGGCAAAAAACACAAGTTCAACTAGAAACATCGCAATGGCAAATCGAGCACTTACAAGCCGAATCAGCGTTCGTGCGATCGCAATTGCAGCAAAAGCACGAAGAATTAGAACACGCACAGCTACAACTTGCGCAAATAAAAACGGAATTAGAACACTCACAATCACAGCTAAAACAAACACAAGCTGATCTGGTGCGATCGCGGTCACATATTCAGGCAATAGAGAGTAGTAAATTCTGGAGATTGCGTAATCTGTGGCTTGGCTTCAAGCAATTCATCCGCACCGATCGTCTATCAACCATGCAAAAATCTATCACACCAGCACCAGTTAATAGTACTGACGATTTCCATCTCAATCTCAAAGAAATTAAATTCAACACCGCGCCAAAAACGTTAAATGGCTGCTTTGATAGCATTGATGGTGTCAACCCTACCGCGCTCAAAGTCCCTAAGGAAACGCCCGTCATTGCAAGAGGCTGGGCAATTTTGCCGGATGAAGAAAAAGTCGCAGATTGCGTCATCATCACCTACGGTAAAAATCGTCAGTTAGTTGCAGTTGCTTTGGTTAATTCCGAAAGACCAGATGTCGCGCAAGCTTTCAGTAACCCTGCTTACCAAAAATCAGGTTGGAGTGCAACGCTTAATCTTGCAGATTTCCCAAGCGGAAAAATTCAGCTTCAAGCCTGGGCATACAATGCGGCGCGTCACGAAGCGACATTACTAAGCTTTGCGAGTGCCAAAGTTAAACCAATCAGTTTGTTATCACGGCTCAAACATTATTATGCAGTGTTGCGTGTCAAAGGTACGCGGTACGCCCTCTCACAAGCCGCTAAGAAAATCTACTACAAGCTTGATACTTCACCCGCAACTGTTGAAGTCGGGATGATCGCTGCGCCCCATCAAGAACAATACGCGCGCTGGTTAAGCAAGAATTTTCCTAGAGAAGCCGATTTAAAAAAAATGGCTGAAACGGTGGAAATCTTTCCCTACAAGCCTATCATCAGCGTAATTATGCCCGTATTCAATCCGCCAGAACAATTTTTGCGGGCAGCGATCGCTTCGGTGTTAGAGCAAGTATATCCTTACTGGGAATTATGTATTGCTGATGATGCTTCGACTAAACCGTATGTGAAGTCAGTGTTAGAAGAGTATGCGCGTCAAGATCCGCGAATAAAAGTTGTGTTTCGCGAAGAAAATGGTCATATCTCGCGTGCTTCTAATTCTGCCTTAGAGTTAGCGTCAGGAGAATTTGTCGCATTACTCGATCACGATGATTGTCTGACGCCAGATGCTTTATATGAAATGGCTTTGCTGCTCAACCGGCATCCCGAAGCCGATATGATTTACTCAGATGAAGATAAGATCGATCAACAAAATTGCCTTCAAGATCCATTCTTCAAGCCTGATTGGTGTCCTGATTCGTTTCTATCACGAATGTATACGTGTCATTTGGGAACTTACAGGCGATCGCTAGTCGAGCAAATTGGTGGTTTTCGCGTCGGTTACGAAGGTAGCCAAGATTATGATTTGGTTTTACGGCTAACGGAAAAAACCACGAACATCTTTCACATACCTAAAATCCTTTATCACTGGCGAGTTCATCCTGAATCAACCGCCGCCGGTGTGGCGAGTGTCAAATCCTATGCACATATTGCCGCCGAAAAAGCGATCGCCGAAGCGTTAACGCGACGTCATGAACCAGGGAGAGTAACTGGAATTCCTGAATTTCCTGGAAACTATAGCGTGCGGTACGAAATTTCTCACTACAAGCGAGTTAGTATTATTATTCCCACGCGCAACCTCGGCACGATTTTGAATAAATGCCTAGAATCAATTTTTCAAAAAAGCACCTATCCTAACTACGAGGTTATCGTCATAGATAACGGTAGCACTGAAGAAAAAACCTTAAACATCATTTCGCAATGGTTAGAGCGACAGCCAGAACGTTTCAAATGTTATCCGCTCGATATTCCTTTTAACTATTCTCATCTGAATAACTACGCTGCGGGTAAAGCCGAAGGAGATTACTTACTATTTTTAAATAACGATACTGAAGTCGTTACACCCGACTGGATCGAAGCGATGGTAGAACAAGCTCAAAGAGCATCCATTGGCGCAGTAGGGGTGCTATTGTTGTATCCAGATAATTCGATTCAACACGCTGGTGTCGTATTAGGGTTAGGCGGTGTTGCGGCGCATAGTCATCGTCACTTTCCAGCAACAACACCAGGTTACGTATGTCAGGTAAAAACTGTTAATAACTATTCGGCGATTACTGGCGCGTGTTTAATGTGTCGGCGCGAAGTTTTTGCAGAAATTGGTGGATTTGATGAAACTTTAGCTGTTGCTTACAACGATATCGATCTATGTCTAAAAATGAGCAATTTAGGCTACAAAAATGTTTATCTACCGCACGTCGTTTTATACCACTACGAATCTAAAAGTAGAGGTTATGAAGATACTCCCGAAAAAATGGCTAGACTCCGCAAAGAGGCGGATTATCTTCTGAGTAAATGGCGAAAAATCATCGATAACGATCCTTGTTATAGCCCTAACTTAACACGCGATCGCGAAGACTACAGTCTTAATGTATAG
- a CDS encoding methyltransferase domain-containing protein gives MNSSVTTLVRKLNFLFSNKKSSDPASVDKDLRRQIAAKYLTGTGIEIGALHSPLPVPDDIDIHYVDRITIEQLRQQYPELTAYKFVEPDIIDDGEQLTSIPDTSLDFVIANHVIEHCQNPIFSLENWLRVLKVDGVLYIAVPDKRYTFDCDRPITPLEHIIRDYEEGGSWSEQFHYEEWARLVEKAADSDVATRAKNLLDINYSIHFHVWTQIEFLELLLYCRNSLSLPIELELLQKNQMEFIVIIRKSIA, from the coding sequence GTGAATAGCTCGGTTACTACATTAGTACGTAAGCTTAACTTCCTTTTCTCAAATAAAAAATCAAGCGATCCCGCTAGTGTAGACAAGGATTTACGTCGCCAAATTGCTGCTAAATATTTAACAGGTACAGGTATTGAAATAGGTGCTTTACATTCACCTTTACCTGTTCCCGATGATATAGACATTCATTACGTCGATAGAATTACCATTGAGCAATTAAGACAACAGTATCCAGAGTTAACCGCCTATAAATTCGTTGAGCCAGATATTATCGATGACGGCGAACAGCTGACTTCAATACCCGACACATCGCTAGATTTTGTCATTGCTAATCATGTTATCGAACATTGTCAGAACCCAATATTTTCTTTAGAAAATTGGTTAAGAGTCTTAAAAGTTGATGGAGTTTTATATATTGCTGTACCAGATAAACGTTATACATTCGACTGCGATCGACCCATAACTCCACTCGAACACATTATTCGCGACTATGAAGAAGGCGGAAGCTGGTCAGAGCAATTCCACTACGAAGAATGGGCGAGACTTGTTGAAAAAGCTGCGGATAGCGACGTTGCGACTAGAGCAAAGAATTTACTTGACATCAATTACAGCATACATTTTCATGTTTGGACACAAATAGAATTTTTAGAATTACTACTATACTGCCGAAATTCTTTATCTTTACCAATTGAACTCGAATTGCTGCAAAAAAATCAAATGGAATTTATTGTCATTATTCGCAAATCAATCGCATAG
- the chlG gene encoding chlorophyll synthase ChlG — translation MSNSTPPPFQPADEALNKTPDAVDINPSTAAPSAPANRSAKTRQLLGMKGAAPGETSIWKIRLQLMKPITWIPLIWGVVCGAASSGEYTWTLENVLKAATCMLLAGPLLTGYTQTLNDFYDREIDAINEPYRPIPSGAISVPQVVSQILLLLAAGIGLAFVLDRWVGHEFPTITLLALGGAFLAYIYSAPPLKLKRNGWLGNYALGASYIALPWWTGHALFGDLNWTIAILTLIYSMAGLGIAVVNDFKSVEGDRQLGLKSLPVMFGVNTAAWICVAMIDLFQAGIAAYLIGIGENLYGAILLLLLIPQITFQDMYFLRDPIQNDVKYQASAQPFLVLGMLVAGLALGHAGV, via the coding sequence ATGTCTAACTCAACTCCTCCACCGTTTCAGCCTGCTGATGAGGCACTCAACAAAACTCCAGATGCTGTAGATATTAATCCTAGTACCGCAGCACCGAGCGCACCTGCTAATCGTAGCGCCAAAACACGGCAACTACTAGGGATGAAAGGTGCAGCGCCAGGAGAAACATCGATTTGGAAAATCCGCTTGCAACTGATGAAGCCGATTACTTGGATTCCCCTGATTTGGGGTGTCGTTTGTGGCGCGGCTTCGTCGGGAGAATACACCTGGACGTTAGAAAATGTCTTGAAAGCAGCAACGTGTATGTTACTGGCAGGACCTTTACTGACGGGTTACACGCAAACACTCAATGATTTTTACGATCGCGAAATTGACGCGATTAACGAACCCTATCGCCCGATTCCTTCAGGGGCAATTTCTGTCCCGCAAGTTGTGAGTCAAATCTTGCTATTACTCGCTGCGGGAATTGGTTTAGCGTTTGTTCTTGATCGCTGGGTTGGTCACGAGTTCCCAACAATTACACTGCTAGCACTAGGCGGTGCGTTCTTAGCCTATATCTATTCTGCACCACCGTTGAAACTCAAGCGCAATGGTTGGCTGGGTAATTATGCCTTGGGTGCTAGCTACATTGCTTTACCGTGGTGGACAGGTCATGCTTTGTTTGGGGATTTGAATTGGACGATCGCGATTCTTACCTTGATTTACAGCATGGCTGGCTTGGGAATTGCGGTTGTGAACGACTTCAAGAGTGTCGAAGGCGATCGCCAGTTGGGACTCAAGTCGCTGCCTGTGATGTTTGGCGTTAACACCGCTGCGTGGATTTGTGTCGCCATGATTGATTTATTCCAAGCAGGAATTGCTGCTTATTTAATTGGCATTGGCGAAAATCTTTACGGCGCAATTCTACTATTGTTGTTGATTCCGCAGATCACGTTTCAGGATATGTATTTCTTGCGCGATCCGATCCAAAATGACGTCAAATATCAAGCCAGCGCGCAACCCTTCCTTGTTTTAGGAATGCTTGTAGCTGGGTTGGCGTTGGGTCATGCTGGGGTGTAG
- the sppA gene encoding signal peptide peptidase SppA yields the protein MRNFFKQTFASIVGTILGLLIFVGISTGGLLLLLVAVASRDTGPQLKEQSVLVFDLSLNITDAPPNASPGAILQRALSSEESNRVSLRTVLDVLEKAQQDSRIVGVYLDGSRSTTASSSAGFATLKEVRQALERFRASGKTIVAYNTDWRQKDYYLSSVANTVIVNPLGAMELSGLSNQPVFFAGALEKYGVGVQVIRVGRFKGSVEPFTRSQLSPENREQLQRLLGDLWTEWLNAVSNSRNVSTSQLQAIADNQGILLPDEAQKSGLVDQVAYFDEVLQRLKQLTGESQESRTFRQISLPSYAQLDEKTRTARNSRNKIAVVYAEGAIVNGQGSAGQVGSDRFARIIRTLRQDNQVKAVVLRVNSRGGSATAAEEIQRELQLTRQVKPVVVSMGDYAASGGYWIATDANRIFAEPNTVTGSIGVFGLRFNIQQLANDNGITWDSVKTGRYADSQTIARPLSNQELTRSQRTAERLYDIFLNRVAKARKLPLPKVAEIAQGRVWSGVAAKEIGLVDEIGGIDTAIQYAAAQAKLGDDWQLQEYPEVRTFEARLLAQLASPIRLMVQDYPLERSFLPAPLKSELQKLQEEIAVLHAINDPLNVYARLLFDLEID from the coding sequence ATGCGCAACTTTTTTAAACAAACCTTTGCCAGTATCGTAGGAACCATACTAGGATTATTAATCTTTGTTGGTATCAGTACTGGTGGGTTGCTGTTGTTACTTGTGGCAGTCGCATCGCGAGATACTGGACCACAACTCAAAGAGCAATCTGTCCTTGTTTTTGATTTATCTTTAAATATTACTGACGCGCCACCAAATGCGAGTCCTGGTGCAATTTTACAACGAGCGTTATCCAGTGAAGAAAGCAATCGCGTTAGTTTACGCACAGTGCTAGATGTTTTAGAAAAAGCGCAGCAAGATAGTCGGATCGTTGGCGTGTATCTCGATGGCAGTCGCAGTACCACAGCAAGTAGTAGTGCTGGCTTTGCGACGCTTAAGGAAGTGCGTCAAGCACTAGAACGTTTCCGTGCATCAGGAAAAACAATTGTTGCTTACAATACAGACTGGCGACAAAAAGACTATTACCTCAGTTCGGTCGCGAATACAGTCATTGTGAATCCTTTAGGGGCGATGGAACTCAGCGGATTGAGCAATCAACCTGTTTTCTTTGCTGGGGCTTTAGAGAAGTATGGTGTTGGCGTCCAAGTCATTCGGGTTGGTAGATTTAAGGGTTCGGTTGAACCATTTACGCGATCGCAGCTAAGCCCCGAAAACCGAGAACAATTACAGCGCCTATTAGGCGATCTATGGACAGAATGGCTAAATGCAGTGAGTAATAGCCGCAACGTAAGTACGTCACAACTGCAAGCGATCGCCGATAATCAAGGTATTTTGTTACCCGATGAAGCGCAAAAAAGTGGTTTAGTCGATCAAGTTGCCTATTTTGATGAAGTCTTACAGCGATTAAAGCAATTAACTGGGGAATCGCAAGAAAGCCGCACGTTTCGGCAAATCAGCTTACCAAGTTATGCGCAGTTAGATGAGAAAACGCGCACCGCACGCAACTCGCGCAACAAAATTGCGGTTGTTTATGCTGAAGGGGCTATTGTTAATGGACAAGGAAGCGCCGGACAAGTAGGAAGTGATCGCTTTGCCCGAATTATCCGCACGCTGCGTCAAGATAATCAAGTCAAAGCTGTTGTCTTACGGGTAAATAGTCGTGGTGGAAGCGCAACAGCTGCTGAGGAAATTCAGCGCGAGTTGCAACTCACCCGCCAAGTTAAACCTGTTGTCGTCTCAATGGGCGATTATGCAGCTTCTGGCGGTTACTGGATTGCGACGGATGCTAACCGCATCTTTGCTGAACCGAACACTGTCACAGGTTCTATTGGTGTCTTTGGGCTGCGCTTTAATATTCAACAGCTAGCTAATGATAATGGTATCACTTGGGATAGCGTTAAAACAGGTCGCTACGCTGATAGCCAAACAATCGCGCGTCCGCTATCAAATCAAGAACTCACGCGATCGCAGCGCACAGCCGAACGATTATATGATATATTCCTGAATCGAGTCGCCAAAGCCCGCAAACTCCCGTTACCAAAAGTCGCAGAAATAGCTCAAGGACGAGTTTGGTCAGGTGTCGCCGCCAAAGAAATTGGCTTAGTTGATGAAATCGGTGGAATTGATACCGCAATTCAATACGCAGCCGCACAAGCCAAGCTAGGCGATGATTGGCAATTGCAAGAGTATCCTGAAGTACGAACTTTTGAAGCCAGACTTTTGGCACAGCTAGCCAGCCCAATTCGCCTAATGGTGCAAGATTATCCTTTAGAGCGATCCTTTCTTCCAGCCCCGCTAAAATCCGAATTACAGAAACTTCAAGAAGAAATTGCCGTCTTACACGCCATAAACGATCCTTTGAATGTCTACGCTCGCTTACTTTTTGATTTAGAAATAGATTGA
- a CDS encoding Get3/ArsA fold putative tail anchor-mediating ATPase NosAFP: MALILTFLGKSGSDRQKIAIAAAKKFATEGKRVLLTGRDTGPGLSLLLNASMSSTPQQVFPNLEAVQLKTSSLLERSWEEVKKLEAQYLRTPILKDVYGQELPVLPGMDSALELNALREYDASGKYDVIIYDSSGDSTTLRMLGMAESLSWYVRRFRQLFANSDLGKAIADSPFIQPLISSFFNVNWTADNFAQPTNQINNILDQGKAALADPKRVAAFLVTTNDPLDIANVRYLWGSAQQIGLIVGGVILHSADTTLASLSNEFDPLPVTVVTGSAFDDEQLMNALPDFAQQAQQAPKPIEIDVATGQVRLFLPGFDKKQVKLTQSGPEVTVEAGDQRRNIFLPPGLSGKQIAGAKFQNNYLTISF; encoded by the coding sequence ATGGCGCTGATACTGACCTTTTTAGGCAAAAGTGGCAGCGATCGCCAAAAAATTGCGATCGCTGCTGCCAAAAAATTCGCAACCGAAGGCAAACGCGTCCTCTTAACCGGACGAGATACCGGTCCTGGGTTGAGTTTACTTCTCAATGCCTCGATGAGTTCAACACCGCAGCAAGTATTTCCCAATCTGGAAGCGGTGCAACTTAAAACCTCTAGCTTGCTAGAACGTAGCTGGGAAGAGGTCAAAAAACTAGAGGCGCAATACCTGCGGACACCGATCCTCAAAGATGTCTACGGGCAAGAATTGCCAGTTTTACCAGGAATGGACAGCGCTTTGGAACTCAATGCGTTGCGCGAATACGATGCTAGCGGCAAATACGACGTTATCATCTACGACAGCAGTGGCGACTCGACCACGCTGCGGATGCTAGGAATGGCAGAAAGCTTGAGTTGGTATGTACGACGTTTTCGGCAATTATTTGCGAATTCTGATTTGGGTAAAGCGATCGCGGACTCGCCGTTTATTCAACCGTTGATTAGCAGTTTTTTCAACGTCAACTGGACAGCAGATAACTTTGCGCAACCTACCAACCAAATTAATAACATCCTCGACCAGGGTAAAGCCGCGCTTGCTGACCCCAAACGCGTTGCAGCGTTTTTGGTAACAACAAATGACCCGCTAGACATTGCAAATGTGCGTTATTTGTGGGGTAGTGCGCAACAAATTGGTTTAATTGTAGGTGGCGTTATACTGCATTCGGCGGATACGACGCTTGCGAGTTTATCAAATGAATTTGACCCCTTACCTGTTACGGTTGTCACTGGCAGTGCTTTTGATGACGAGCAACTGATGAACGCCTTGCCAGATTTTGCACAGCAGGCACAGCAAGCTCCTAAACCGATCGAAATTGACGTTGCTACTGGTCAAGTCCGCTTATTTTTGCCTGGCTTTGATAAAAAACAAGTCAAACTGACACAATCAGGACCAGAAGTTACCGTAGAAGCAGGCGATCAGCGGCGGAATATCTTTCTACCTCCTGGTTTGAGTGGCAAACAAATTGCTGGTGCCAAATTTCAAAACAACTATTTGACAATATCTTTCTAG
- a CDS encoding ABC transporter ATP-binding protein produces MKEILLPHQSSADEFWALRDINLEVPKGQTLGIVGRNGSGKSTLLQILAGTLQPTTGQVSVNGRISALLELGSGFNPEFTGRQNVFFNGRLLGLSHQEIAAKFDEIAGFADIGDFIDQPVKTYSSGMFVRLAFAVAVNVYPEVLIVDEALAVGDVVFQHRCMRRMRALMDSGVTTLFVSHDSGAVKTLCNSAVMLHEGRIYTTGSPNAVIIEYMKLVTQEELGLLNDAEQPTLVERHDAFDTSDRLKGELPEFTRSIGDRKGNNSKKPHRRGNRKALIQDVKILNSLGEYSRDNLVFNFNEEVTLVVDLVVYEPLQGCIVGFFVCDKNGNEIIGSNTWEENLQIGKLSPGEKFTVQFKFKLPLRPVSYSVTVAGSEDYTSVTFDWIDNALVFQVLPPDTGKNIHALVDLPMSVEVSRISNVSAVQVQA; encoded by the coding sequence TTGAAGGAAATCTTGCTTCCGCATCAAAGTTCAGCTGATGAATTTTGGGCATTACGCGACATTAACTTAGAAGTCCCAAAAGGACAAACCTTGGGCATTGTGGGGCGCAATGGTTCGGGAAAAAGTACATTACTTCAGATTCTTGCTGGTACACTTCAACCGACGACCGGTCAAGTCAGTGTTAATGGACGAATTTCAGCGCTCCTAGAACTAGGAAGTGGCTTCAATCCAGAATTTACTGGAAGACAGAATGTCTTTTTTAACGGGCGCTTGTTGGGTTTGAGCCATCAAGAAATTGCAGCAAAATTTGATGAAATTGCTGGTTTTGCTGATATTGGAGATTTTATCGACCAACCAGTTAAAACTTACTCTAGCGGAATGTTCGTTCGCTTAGCGTTTGCGGTTGCAGTGAATGTTTATCCTGAAGTCTTGATTGTGGACGAAGCTTTGGCAGTTGGTGATGTTGTTTTTCAGCATCGCTGTATGCGCCGGATGCGCGCTTTGATGGATTCTGGCGTGACAACGTTGTTTGTTTCGCACGATTCGGGTGCAGTCAAAACGTTGTGTAACTCCGCCGTGATGCTGCATGAAGGCAGAATTTACACGACAGGTTCCCCAAATGCGGTGATTATCGAGTACATGAAACTCGTCACACAAGAAGAACTAGGATTACTTAATGATGCTGAACAGCCAACGCTGGTAGAAAGACACGATGCTTTTGATACAAGCGATCGCCTTAAGGGAGAACTACCCGAATTTACACGCAGCATCGGCGATCGTAAAGGTAACAACAGTAAGAAGCCACATCGACGCGGAAACCGCAAGGCTTTGATTCAAGATGTGAAGATTTTAAACTCTTTAGGAGAATATTCTAGAGACAATTTAGTTTTTAACTTTAATGAAGAGGTAACGCTCGTCGTAGATTTGGTAGTTTATGAGCCGTTACAAGGATGCATTGTCGGCTTTTTTGTGTGCGATAAAAATGGTAACGAAATTATTGGCAGTAACACGTGGGAGGAAAATTTGCAAATTGGCAAGTTATCTCCAGGCGAGAAATTCACAGTGCAATTTAAATTTAAACTACCGTTAAGACCTGTTTCCTACAGTGTGACCGTTGCTGGTTCAGAAGATTATACTTCGGTGACTTTTGATTGGATCGACAATGCCCTTGTTTTTCAAGTGTTACCCCCAGATACAGGTAAGAACATTCATGCGTTAGTCGATTTACCGATGTCAGTTGAGGTAAGCCGCATCTCTAACGTGTCCGCCGTGCAAGTACAGGCATGA
- the petP gene encoding cytochrome b6f subunit PetP: MEIGQQVKVCRLRDRVSPLIVKRLGKIGTVKGFKMLDGSSVGVVVQFEDQFATWFFEDELKVMQ, encoded by the coding sequence ATGGAAATCGGACAACAAGTTAAGGTCTGCCGTTTAAGAGATCGAGTATCACCGCTGATTGTCAAACGTTTAGGTAAAATTGGTACGGTTAAAGGCTTCAAAATGCTTGATGGAAGTAGCGTTGGTGTCGTCGTTCAATTTGAAGACCAGTTTGCGACTTGGTTTTTTGAAGACGAACTCAAAGTTATGCAGTAG